Proteins from a genomic interval of Lactococcus protaetiae:
- a CDS encoding energy-coupling factor transporter transmembrane component T family protein, which yields MNNMLMGRYIPGNSIIHKMDPRSKLLVMIAFVVVIFLAHDWLGYLLLLIYTFAGVSLSKISISYFLKGLRPMLGLILFTVIFQMLFTPGQTVLFHLWFIKISTESLINAVYIFFRFVLIIFMSTILTLTTPPLTLADGIEKGLAPLKKIKVPVHELGLMLSISLRFIPTLMDDTTMIMNAQKARGMDFGEGNLLQKIKSVIPILIPLFVSSFRRADDLAIAMESRGYQGGDGRTKYRQLKWSMRDNILVVSIIIIAALLILWSKFS from the coding sequence ATCAATAATATGCTTATGGGACGCTATATCCCAGGGAATTCTATCATTCATAAAATGGACCCTCGCTCAAAACTATTGGTAATGATTGCTTTCGTGGTTGTCATTTTCCTTGCACATGACTGGCTGGGCTATCTCCTTCTTTTGATTTATACTTTTGCAGGAGTTAGTTTGTCAAAGATTTCTATAAGTTATTTTCTAAAGGGCTTACGTCCAATGCTTGGATTAATTCTATTTACAGTGATTTTTCAGATGCTTTTCACCCCTGGTCAAACCGTCCTTTTTCATCTTTGGTTTATCAAAATATCAACGGAATCATTGATTAATGCAGTATATATCTTTTTTAGATTTGTTTTAATTATTTTCATGTCAACCATCTTGACCTTGACAACACCTCCATTGACTTTAGCAGATGGGATAGAAAAAGGGCTTGCTCCGTTGAAAAAAATCAAAGTTCCAGTACATGAGCTAGGCTTGATGTTATCAATTTCACTTCGCTTTATCCCAACTTTGATGGATGATACAACGATGATTATGAATGCTCAAAAAGCGCGTGGAATGGACTTTGGAGAAGGAAATTTGCTTCAAAAGATTAAGTCCGTCATTCCAATTCTCATTCCACTCTTTGTCAGCAGCTTTCGTCGTGCTGACGACTTGGCGATTGCGATGGAAAGCCGTGGTTATCAGGGAGGGGATGGAAGAACAAAATATCGCCAGCTCAAATGGTCAATGCGTGATAACATTCTCGTCGTGAGCATTATTATCATAGCAGCTCTTCTGATTTTGTGGTCTAAATTTTCGTAA
- a CDS encoding thiol-disulfide isomerase: MITLNVNSLENAEIFWKELGLEDEIALNEDFNRVPQMLAISVEYIDEIYDKVVALGLQVSPITASVNGKHMFSFVAPEGNTFILIGEWVEEPYNGDKRALYFENISNVTVSAPSELSELTDEAILFFGRVTCPWCRRLSHQIKNVDRQIFYIDTEDTDINPALKTLRDKYDVATVPTVIKRYTDGTFVKFDAKSQSLQDFVK; the protein is encoded by the coding sequence ATGATTACCCTAAATGTAAATAGTCTTGAAAATGCAGAAATTTTTTGGAAAGAACTTGGCTTAGAAGATGAAATTGCACTGAATGAGGACTTTAACCGCGTCCCTCAAATGCTAGCGATTTCGGTTGAATATATTGATGAAATCTATGATAAAGTTGTAGCGCTTGGATTGCAGGTAAGTCCAATAACAGCAAGCGTTAATGGTAAGCATATGTTCAGTTTTGTAGCACCGGAAGGGAATACATTTATCTTGATTGGTGAATGGGTTGAGGAACCTTACAATGGTGATAAACGCGCGCTTTATTTTGAAAATATATCAAATGTGACAGTGTCTGCACCAAGTGAATTGTCAGAGTTAACAGACGAAGCGATTCTCTTTTTTGGACGTGTCACTTGCCCTTGGTGTCGCCGACTTTCTCACCAAATCAAAAATGTTGACCGTCAGATTTTTTACATTGATACCGAAGATACAGATATTAACCCAGCGCTCAAAACATTGCGTGACAAGTACGACGTTGCCACGGTTCCAACAGTTATCAAACGCTATACTGATGGAACTTTCGTTAAATTTGATGCAAAAAGTCAAAGCTTGCAAGATTTTGTGAAATAA
- a CDS encoding glucosyltransferase domain-containing protein, whose product MKRKIFPILMIVLTTFLTYLPYFKNTFGIDTSTMMLDSHEMLEGYLSQGRFGIVWIFNLFIHHYDNALVPFLVVPLLALAAVYLFYLIRHFDEKSRPFSAMIFAIFFVNNPVVYAQLYFKLQALEITLGLLFVLSASHICLTEKIRRPVKIMLSTAFLSLSILIYQSFAFFIFSLFLFWLLILPRKRKIIFQNFLPSLMIAGLIYLLTYLLYAMKINYSSYGSQTYLMWNKFASLGHLHQALMLVMLFGVLIYLGFIFITIRRAKHNQPLEMLLIILLFLSLFSFNVAFGTSTKTPRIYFGTFSAVVIGLLYYWNKPKFFGILAIASMIFTFSLSFHANQAYQNDLKLTNEVADQISQHQAKTVVFIGNLQEENLVNEVKTYSRGVSTPLNLVGRNSKLVLLHPLLKR is encoded by the coding sequence ATGAAAAGAAAAATTTTTCCGATTTTGATGATTGTTTTGACAACATTTTTGACCTATTTGCCTTACTTTAAAAATACTTTTGGGATTGACACCAGTACGATGATGCTTGATTCGCATGAAATGCTGGAGGGCTATCTCTCGCAAGGGCGTTTTGGTATTGTTTGGATTTTCAACCTTTTCATTCATCATTATGACAATGCCCTTGTGCCTTTTCTGGTCGTCCCGCTTTTGGCACTTGCAGCGGTCTATCTTTTCTATCTCATCAGGCACTTTGATGAAAAATCTCGCCCATTTTCTGCGATGATTTTTGCAATTTTCTTTGTGAACAATCCTGTTGTGTATGCGCAACTTTATTTCAAGCTTCAAGCATTGGAAATCACACTTGGTCTGCTTTTTGTTCTTAGTGCAAGTCACATTTGCTTGACTGAAAAAATTCGCAGACCAGTAAAAATAATGCTCAGTACAGCCTTTCTCAGCCTCTCAATTTTGATTTATCAAAGTTTTGCTTTCTTTATCTTCTCACTTTTTCTTTTTTGGCTACTCATTTTGCCAAGGAAAAGAAAAATCATATTTCAAAACTTTTTGCCAAGCTTGATGATTGCGGGACTGATTTATCTGTTGACCTACCTCCTCTATGCCATGAAAATCAACTATTCAAGCTATGGCAGTCAAACTTATCTCATGTGGAATAAATTTGCAAGTCTAGGACATCTTCATCAAGCCCTCATGCTTGTCATGCTGTTTGGAGTCTTAATTTATCTTGGATTTATCTTCATCACAATCCGACGTGCTAAGCACAATCAACCCCTTGAAATGTTACTCATCATTTTATTATTTTTGTCCTTGTTCAGTTTCAACGTTGCTTTTGGCACAAGTACTAAAACACCAAGAATTTATTTTGGCACATTTTCTGCGGTTGTTATTGGCTTGCTTTACTACTGGAACAAGCCGAAGTTTTTCGGGATTCTGGCTATTGCTTCAATGATTTTTACTTTCTCGCTCAGTTTTCATGCAAATCAAGCTTATCAAAATGACCTAAAACTCACGAATGAAGTCGCAGACCAAATTTCGCAACATCAGGCGAAAACGGTAGTTTTCATTGGAAACTTACAAGAAGAAAATCTCGTCAATGAAGTCAAGACTTATTCAAGGGGAGTTTCAACTCCCCTGAATTTAGTCGGACGAAATTCAAAGTTAGTGCTGCTTCATCCCCTGCTCAAGAGGTAG
- the dapD gene encoding 2,3,4,5-tetrahydropyridine-2,6-dicarboxylate N-acetyltransferase encodes MQAQKLSAQEIIQFIGNAEKKTNVKVTYSGKLNGKVPENVVHLEAPNKYQKATTADFGVLFGDWKDIEPLLSALTENKDYIVEFDGRNSAVPMLDTRYLNARIEPGSIIRDQVTIGDGAVVMMGAIINIGAEIGEGTMIDMGAVLGGRATVGKHAHIGAGAVLAGVIEPASAEPVRIGDNVLVGANAVVIEGVQVGSGSVVAAGAIVTQDVPENVVVAGVPARIIKQIDEKTQQKTALEDALRNL; translated from the coding sequence ATGCAAGCACAAAAATTATCAGCTCAAGAAATCATCCAATTCATCGGAAATGCCGAAAAGAAAACGAACGTCAAAGTAACTTATTCTGGAAAATTAAATGGAAAAGTCCCAGAAAATGTCGTTCACCTAGAAGCACCAAATAAATATCAAAAGGCAACAACAGCAGACTTTGGTGTCTTGTTTGGTGACTGGAAAGACATTGAACCGCTCTTGTCAGCACTGACAGAAAATAAAGATTACATTGTCGAATTTGACGGCAGAAACTCAGCTGTACCAATGCTTGATACACGCTACCTCAACGCACGGATTGAGCCAGGAAGTATTATCCGTGACCAAGTGACGATCGGAGATGGTGCGGTGGTTATGATGGGCGCCATTATTAACATCGGTGCTGAAATCGGTGAGGGAACAATGATTGACATGGGCGCGGTGCTTGGTGGCAGAGCGACAGTCGGCAAACACGCTCATATTGGCGCAGGTGCGGTGCTCGCCGGTGTGATTGAGCCAGCAAGCGCAGAACCTGTACGGATTGGCGATAATGTCCTTGTCGGTGCGAATGCGGTCGTCATCGAGGGTGTGCAAGTAGGTAGCGGTTCAGTAGTTGCAGCAGGTGCCATTGTCACTCAAGATGTCCCAGAAAATGTTGTCGTAGCAGGTGTCCCAGCTCGTATCATCAAGCAAATTGATGAAAAAACACAACAAAAAACAGCGCTTGAAGATGCGCTGCGGAATTTGTAA
- a CDS encoding nucleotidyltransferase domain-containing protein has translation MIETIKKELNRIEQQEKIEILYACESGSRAWGYSSADSDYDVRFIYKRSKDWYLKLEKTRDNLDFPVNDELDLSGWDLDKTLLLLKKSNPSLMEWFNSPIIYYKNEQFFEEIKQLTDQYVSAEHQLHHYYHLAQSTFEDYLKTPKVKVKKYIYAIRPLLACMWIEQKHEIPPVSLDELIKVKISDLSAFSEIQKLLGRKKSGGEFDVEVQNVSLQAFIEEQLEHYENYIRKLPQIPKMAYSDLDQFFLKWIGE, from the coding sequence ATGATTGAAACAATTAAAAAGGAATTAAACCGAATTGAACAGCAGGAGAAAATAGAGATTCTCTATGCTTGTGAGAGTGGGAGTAGAGCTTGGGGATATTCTTCTGCAGATAGTGATTACGATGTTCGATTTATCTATAAACGTAGTAAGGATTGGTATCTGAAGCTAGAAAAAACAAGAGATAATCTTGATTTTCCTGTGAATGATGAACTCGATTTATCAGGTTGGGATTTGGATAAAACATTATTACTTTTGAAAAAATCAAATCCATCTTTGATGGAATGGTTTAATTCCCCCATTATTTATTATAAAAATGAACAATTTTTTGAAGAAATCAAGCAACTGACTGACCAATATGTCAGTGCTGAGCATCAACTTCATCACTATTATCATCTTGCTCAAAGTACCTTTGAAGACTATCTAAAAACACCAAAAGTGAAAGTTAAAAAATATATTTATGCCATTCGTCCATTGTTAGCTTGTATGTGGATTGAACAAAAACATGAAATTCCTCCTGTATCATTGGATGAACTGATAAAAGTCAAAATTTCCGATTTATCCGCGTTTTCTGAAATTCAAAAGTTACTTGGGCGCAAAAAGTCAGGTGGAGAATTCGATGTGGAAGTGCAAAATGTGAGTTTGCAAGCTTTCATTGAAGAGCAGCTTGAACACTATGAGAATTATATCCGCAAACTTCCACAGATTCCAAAAATGGCATATAGTGATTTAGACCAATTCTTTCTCAAATGGATAGGAGAATAA
- a CDS encoding N-acetyldiaminopimelate deacetylase encodes MLDLIKIRRHLHSTPEIGLQEHETQKYLLEIINSVIADKAFAELKTWRTGILVMLHGSQATKTIGWRTDIDGLPVEEQTGLPFASKNGRMHACGHDIHMTTALGLLEKLSETQPRENLLFLFQPAEENEAGGKLMYDENAFGDWIPDEFYGLHVRPELKVGDIATNTHTLFAGTCEVELTFKGKGGHAAFPHEADDALVAAAYFVTQVQTIVSRNVDPLGSAVVTFGKMEAGTTNNIIAETAFLHGTIRTLTQEMNTLTQKRLTEIAQGIAQSFGMELDLKLKQGGYLPVENNPQLASELMTFFENEPAVNLIDIEPAMTGEDFGYLLSKIPGVMFWLGVDSSAPLHSNKMTPSETVLDFAVENIAKFLEMKAKR; translated from the coding sequence ATGCTAGACCTCATAAAAATCCGCCGACATCTCCACAGTACCCCAGAAATCGGCTTACAAGAACATGAAACACAAAAATATCTGCTCGAAATCATCAATTCTGTCATTGCTGACAAAGCTTTCGCAGAGTTAAAAACTTGGCGAACAGGGATTTTAGTCATGCTTCATGGTAGTCAAGCCACGAAAACGATCGGTTGGCGGACGGATATTGATGGCTTGCCAGTCGAAGAGCAGACAGGATTGCCTTTTGCCAGCAAAAATGGTAGAATGCACGCTTGCGGACACGACATTCACATGACGACAGCGCTAGGTTTGCTCGAAAAACTCTCCGAGACCCAGCCACGCGAAAATCTGCTCTTTCTTTTTCAACCTGCTGAGGAAAATGAAGCAGGTGGCAAGCTCATGTATGATGAAAATGCCTTCGGCGATTGGATTCCTGACGAATTTTACGGCTTGCACGTTCGCCCAGAGCTGAAAGTTGGAGACATTGCGACCAACACGCATACGCTCTTTGCAGGAACTTGCGAGGTTGAGCTGACCTTTAAAGGTAAAGGCGGACACGCCGCTTTTCCTCATGAAGCCGATGACGCGCTCGTTGCTGCGGCCTATTTTGTCACACAAGTGCAGACCATTGTCAGTCGTAACGTTGACCCGCTCGGCTCTGCCGTTGTTACTTTTGGCAAAATGGAAGCAGGAACAACCAATAATATCATCGCAGAAACCGCCTTTCTTCACGGGACAATCCGAACCTTGACTCAAGAAATGAACACGTTGACACAAAAACGGTTGACGGAGATTGCCCAAGGCATCGCGCAATCATTTGGTATGGAGCTTGACCTTAAACTCAAACAAGGCGGCTATCTTCCTGTCGAAAATAATCCTCAACTTGCTTCAGAACTCATGACTTTTTTTGAAAATGAGCCTGCGGTCAATTTGATTGACATTGAGCCTGCCATGACAGGTGAGGATTTTGGCTACCTGCTCTCAAAAATCCCTGGTGTGATGTTCTGGCTTGGTGTTGATAGCTCTGCACCCCTTCATTCAAATAAGATGACACCAAGTGAAACAGTGCTTGATTTTGCAGTGGAAAATATCGCAAAGTTTTTGGAAATGAAAGCAAAGCGTTAA